A single window of Dermochelys coriacea isolate rDerCor1 chromosome 2, rDerCor1.pri.v4, whole genome shotgun sequence DNA harbors:
- the LOC119851598 gene encoding serine/threonine-protein kinase Sgk3 isoform X5, with product MNLKIPAKRIFGDNFDPDFIKQRRAGLNEFIQNLVRQPELCNHPDVRAFLQMDNPKHQSDPSEDEDERSNPKLNSTSQNINLGPSGNPHAKPTDFDFLKVIGKGSFGKVLLAKRKLDGKFYAVKVLQKKVVLNRKEQKHIMAERNVLLKNLKHPFLVGLHYSFQTTEKLYFVLDFVNGGELFFHLQRERSFPEHRARFYAAEIASALGYLHSINIVYRDLKPENILLDSLGHVVLTDFGLCKEGIAISDTTATFCGTPEYLAPEVIRKQPYDNTVDWWCLGAVLYEMLYGLPPFYCRDVAEMYENILHKPLCARPGVSVTAWSILEELLEKDRQNRLGAREDFLEIQRHPFFESLSWADLLQKKIPPPFNPNVVGPDDIRNFDAAFTEEMVPYSVCISSDYNIVNASVLEADDAFVGFSYAPPSEDLFP from the exons TAAACAGAGAAGAGCAGGACTGAATGAATTCATTCAAAATTTAGTTAGACAGCCAGAGCTATGCAACCA CCCAGATGTCAGAGCATTTCTTCAGATGGACAACCCAAAGCATCAGTCAGATCCATCTGAAGATGAGGATGAAAGGAGCAATCCGAAG CTAAATTCTACCTCACAGAATATCAACCTGGGACCATCTGGAAATCCTCA CGCTAAACCAACAGACTTTGACTTCTTGAAAGTTATTGGGAAAGGGAGCTTTGGCAAG GTTCTTCTTGCAAAACGAAAACTGGATGGGAAATTTTATGCTGTCAAAGTATTGCAGAAAAAAGTTGTTCTCAACAGGAAAGAG CAAAAACATATTATGGCTGAACGTAATGTACTGTTGAAAAATTTGAAACATCCATTTTTGGTTGGATTACATTACTCGTTCCAAACAACAGAAAAGCTTTACTTTGTTCTGGATTTTGTTAATGGAGGGGAG CTGTTTTTTCATTTACAAAGAGAACGCTCCTTTCCTGAACACAGAGCCAGATTTTATGCTGCTGAAATAGCCAGTGCTTTGGGCTACTTGCACTCCATAAATATTGTATACAG GGATTTGAAACCAGAAAACATTCTCTTAGACTCACTG GGACATGTTGTCTTAACAGATTTTGGACTCTGTAAAGAAGGGATTGCTATCTCAGATACCACTGCAACCTTTTGTGGGACACCAGAA tatcTTGCCCCAGAAGTGATCAGAAAACAGCCCTATGACAACACAGTAGACTGGTGGTGCCTTGGTGCGGTTCTATATGAAATGCTTTATGGGTTG ccTCCATTTTACTGCCGTGATGTTGCTGAGATGTATGAAAATATTCTTCACAAACCTCTATGTGCGCGCCCAGGAGTCAGTGTTACAGCCTGGTCTATTCTGGAAGAACTCTTGGAGAAAGACAGGCAAAACAGACTTGGAGCAAGAGAAGacttt CTTGAAATTCAAAGGCATCCTTTCTTTGAATCTCTCAGCTGGGCTGACCTTCTCCaaaagaagattccaccaccatTTAATCCTAATGTG GTTGGCCCAGATGATATAAGGAATTTTGATGCAGCTTTTACAGAAGAAATGGTTCCTTATTCAGTTTGCATTTCCTCTGATTATAACATTGTAAATGCCAGTGTGCTGGAGGCAGATGATGCATTTGTTGGATTTTCTTATGCACCACCTTCTGAAGACTTGTTTCCTTAG
- the LOC119851598 gene encoding serine/threonine-protein kinase Sgk3 isoform X6: MDNPKHQSDPSEDEDERSNPKLNSTSQNINLGPSGNPHAKPTDFDFLKVIGKGSFGKVLLAKRKLDGKFYAVKVLQKKVVLNRKEQKHIMAERNVLLKNLKHPFLVGLHYSFQTTEKLYFVLDFVNGGELFFHLQRERSFPEHRARFYAAEIASALGYLHSINIVYRDLKPENILLDSLGHVVLTDFGLCKEGIAISDTTATFCGTPEYLAPEVIRKQPYDNTVDWWCLGAVLYEMLYGLPPFYCRDVAEMYENILHKPLCARPGVSVTAWSILEELLEKDRQNRLGAREDFLEIQRHPFFESLSWADLLQKKIPPPFNPNVVGPDDIRNFDAAFTEEMVPYSVCISSDYNIVNASVLEADDAFVGFSYAPPSEDLFP; this comes from the exons ATGGACAACCCAAAGCATCAGTCAGATCCATCTGAAGATGAGGATGAAAGGAGCAATCCGAAG CTAAATTCTACCTCACAGAATATCAACCTGGGACCATCTGGAAATCCTCA CGCTAAACCAACAGACTTTGACTTCTTGAAAGTTATTGGGAAAGGGAGCTTTGGCAAG GTTCTTCTTGCAAAACGAAAACTGGATGGGAAATTTTATGCTGTCAAAGTATTGCAGAAAAAAGTTGTTCTCAACAGGAAAGAG CAAAAACATATTATGGCTGAACGTAATGTACTGTTGAAAAATTTGAAACATCCATTTTTGGTTGGATTACATTACTCGTTCCAAACAACAGAAAAGCTTTACTTTGTTCTGGATTTTGTTAATGGAGGGGAG CTGTTTTTTCATTTACAAAGAGAACGCTCCTTTCCTGAACACAGAGCCAGATTTTATGCTGCTGAAATAGCCAGTGCTTTGGGCTACTTGCACTCCATAAATATTGTATACAG GGATTTGAAACCAGAAAACATTCTCTTAGACTCACTG GGACATGTTGTCTTAACAGATTTTGGACTCTGTAAAGAAGGGATTGCTATCTCAGATACCACTGCAACCTTTTGTGGGACACCAGAA tatcTTGCCCCAGAAGTGATCAGAAAACAGCCCTATGACAACACAGTAGACTGGTGGTGCCTTGGTGCGGTTCTATATGAAATGCTTTATGGGTTG ccTCCATTTTACTGCCGTGATGTTGCTGAGATGTATGAAAATATTCTTCACAAACCTCTATGTGCGCGCCCAGGAGTCAGTGTTACAGCCTGGTCTATTCTGGAAGAACTCTTGGAGAAAGACAGGCAAAACAGACTTGGAGCAAGAGAAGacttt CTTGAAATTCAAAGGCATCCTTTCTTTGAATCTCTCAGCTGGGCTGACCTTCTCCaaaagaagattccaccaccatTTAATCCTAATGTG GTTGGCCCAGATGATATAAGGAATTTTGATGCAGCTTTTACAGAAGAAATGGTTCCTTATTCAGTTTGCATTTCCTCTGATTATAACATTGTAAATGCCAGTGTGCTGGAGGCAGATGATGCATTTGTTGGATTTTCTTATGCACCACCTTCTGAAGACTTGTTTCCTTAG